GCAGGGCCTCGCGGCACTCGCGCGCGAGACCGTCGAGATCCTCGGCGGCGACGAGGCGGCCCTGCTGCGCGAGTGCGCCCGTCCGGAGTGCACCCAGGTCTACCTGGACCGCTCGCGCGGCCATCGGCGCGAGTGGTGCGCGATGAAGACCTGCGGCAACCGGGTCAAGGCCGCCTCCTTCCGCGCACGCCAGCACGGCGCGGCGGCCCCCCGGGTCTGACCTGCCTGACCTGCCGAGGGCTTGCCAGGGCCGTCGGCGTTCGACGGCCCGGGCAAGCCCCGGGTCCGGCGTCAGGCGGCGACGGCGACGGCGGTGGCGTTGACGGTGACCGGGATGTTGCCCCGGGTCGCCTTGGAGTACGGGCACAGCCGGTGCGCGGCGTCGCCGAGCTCGGCGGCCGTCTCCTGGTCCACGCCGCCGAGTTCGAGGTTGAGGACGGCGCTCAGGCCGAACTCCCCGTCGTCGCCGTGGTGCAGCGTCGCCTCGACGGTGATGGCGGTGTTGGTCAGCCGGACCTTGCGCTCGGCGGCGGCCCGGCGGACCGCGCCCAGGAAGCACGCGCCCCAGCCGGCGGCGAACAGCTGCTCGGGGTTGGTGGCCCCGCCGGCTCCGCCCAGCTCCTTCGGGATGGCGAGGGCGGTGGTGAGGTGGCCGTCGCTGGCGGTGACCCGCCCGCCGTTGCGGCCCTCTCCCGTCACGGTCACCACACCGGTGTAGCTGACTGCCATGGCTGTCTCCTCTGGAGGTCTCGATCCGATGAGCCGCGCCTCGCGGTCACCGGTTTAACCGGTTACGAATATCGCAGGATGTTGTGCGGAGCGTCAAGCCGCCGAGGCGGCTGGAC
The DNA window shown above is from Streptomyces sp. TLI_171 and carries:
- a CDS encoding Ohr family peroxiredoxin; protein product: MAVSYTGVVTVTGEGRNGGRVTASDGHLTTALAIPKELGGAGGATNPEQLFAAGWGACFLGAVRRAAAERKVRLTNTAITVEATLHHGDDGEFGLSAVLNLELGGVDQETAAELGDAAHRLCPYSKATRGNIPVTVNATAVAVAA